In Metopolophium dirhodum isolate CAU chromosome 5, ASM1992520v1, whole genome shotgun sequence, the sequence ccattaggtaggtattaaactgaccttaatgtaataattaatgagcAAAAtggtacatataataaataattttggaaaTAAAGAATAGACTAATATAGTcttcataattttaaacattatttgacAATATTAGCAGAAATATGGtattgtgaatataatttactttatccTATTCAATTAGAATGACTTTTGAATTAATGAAGAAAGTACAaaaataggtatctatttagtatttatccaCATTTTTCAACATTAAGTTATTTGAATGGTgggataataaaattgttagttgaattttaattttaatattataataatatttatccaaTAGTAAGACATTTTTTTGAGTAGGTAAGGTAAGATTTAgtctatcgaaaaaaaaaacataaaatatgaagaaaaataacaaaaatttaaattctataacaaaattaaaaatgttaagggaaaaatatttaaatatgtttcattaatttaaatctgTTAAGACTATATACAACAGACACGACCatagtattatgttttatgtgttatattttattggtaacATGTATtagtttaagaatattttagagAAAACAACATGGTAACGCAAGGGTTTATGTCTTTTTGACAAACAACTTCCCAACTAATGTTTTACGGACTAATCTGTTTTgtcattaacaaaaataattaaattatccaTTCCAAAAGTTTAGAATATATCACATTCACCACTTTTATGTACTAATCATAATTGACAAGTAAccatacactttttttttaactcaattttTATTGGACAACTGCTATTGGTGCAGCAGTTGTAAGGTTTGCAGGTGACTTAAAGTCTGTTGTATTGTTAACTACTGTTGCACCTTTAAATTCTGGTGGAGGTGGAGGAACATGATTAACCGGAGAAGAAGATACAAAACTTTGTTGGGGATGATGGTGGTTTGCAAAAGGTGATGGCATTGCATAGCACTGTGGGAAGTATAACTCTGGTTTCACAATGCCCGATGGTTGATTGAGTATAGTATTTAAGTGTGGTGGCCTGCCTGGTTTACCGCTATCGGATCTACGCTTATTTGCATGAGGGTTCATATGGTTATCAATATGACGTTTAACTTCCTGTTCGGTACCAAACCGACGACGACAGTTTGGCATTGGACAGCAAAATGGCCTTTCTCCCTGGTGAGTTCTTGTGTGTTGATCAAGGATGGCTTTTTGCCTGAAATCCTTGCCGCATTGTAAACATTTATATGGTTTCTCACCAGTATGTATACGTAAATGTTGATTTAGTATAGTACGTTGTCTGAAATTCCGTCCACAATAAATGCACGTAAACGGTTTTTCATTTGAATGTATACGTAGATGTTGGGTGAGGTGTGATTGTTGTCGAAATCGTTTACCACACTCAACACATGGGTAAGGTCGAGATTCTATATGAATGCAACCATGCTGAAGTAAAGTAGATTTCtgtttaaattctttattacaAATTGGACAACGAACATAAAGTGGCATGCCAGCACTGCGACCATGTTGGATTACATCGGGTAGACTTTTACCAGCCTGGCCAAAAATTTCATGCACAACACCTAAAGAggaatacatatattaatttataataataaaagccaATTAATTTTGGTTACCTTTGGCATCTTTAAAATATGCAGGAAACTGAGGAGCATTTTCTGGAGAAAAACACGAATCATTTGAATCATACTGTCCACTTTTAGATTGCGGCAATGGCACATCTTGTGGCCAAAGTTGCCCATTTTTATACACTAAGTGTGGACCAACgtctagaaaaattaaaaatatcataaaaatgagaacctcagtattttttaaaaatttatttcaaatcttCTAAAAGTTTAGGAATTAGGAATTCTCATTTAGGCCTGTCAAGAAAAGAAAATGAtgtgttcaaattttaattttaggactgaaaataaatattcaagtgTTAATATTAGAAactcaacaaatttaaaaaggaaTTAAATGATTGTCGaacacaaaaatgtttaattaaaaatgaaatcataataaattcaatttaagatattataaaaaaatatttcatacaatgtaaaatattcaaCAGTTCTATGTCTACTTGTTATAAACGAAAGAAAAAAGTCACACAATTATAATGGTTTAAACTTTATATTCttcatttaacttaaaatagttaactaaat encodes:
- the LOC132945921 gene encoding endothelial zinc finger protein induced by tumor necrosis factor alpha-like isoform X1, producing MAINFSASFAACLAAGLKVPRNFMYCIAQENGAPYVIYNKDGHHQQGPNSSNGQWGPGPSQNGYPALVSSQHEPAEQSTEQASQSTIASPLPSPYPNTNHSIQGSGNGGEDETPPEDNVVESDRTQPGHYGPADPSNYYSGVRGGPPHMLSPSSFMSYLKQPGVMLTPLNPAEASGDFPNMPDLIHQQQEASGKKGSDLRLFKCLSCGKDFKQKATLMQHERIHTDSRPFVCSDCGKRFRQQSHLTQHVRIHANEKPFVCVYCERTFRQRAILNQHLRIHSGEKPYGCGDCGKAFRQKAILNQHVRTHQDVGPHLVYKNGQLWPQDVPLPQSKSGQYDSNDSCFSPENAPQFPAYFKDAKGVVHEIFGQAGKSLPDVIQHGRSAGMPLYVRCPICNKEFKQKSTLLQHGCIHIESRPYPCVECGKRFRQQSHLTQHLRIHSNEKPFTCIYCGRNFRQRTILNQHLRIHTGEKPYKCLQCGKDFRQKAILDQHTRTHQGERPFCCPMPNCRRRFGTEQEVKRHIDNHMNPHANKRRSDSGKPGRPPHLNTILNQPSGIVKPELYFPQCYAMPSPFANHHHPQQSFVSSSPVNHVPPPPPEFKGATVVNNTTDFKSPANLTTAAPIAVVQ
- the LOC132945921 gene encoding zinc finger protein 12-like isoform X2 — encoded protein: MIINSQETPKPDEENGAPYVIYNKDGHHQQGPNSSNGQWGPGPSQNGYPALVSSQHEPAEQSTEQASQSTIASPLPSPYPNTNHSIQGSGNGGEDETPPEDNVVESDRTQPGHYGPADPSNYYSGVRGGPPHMLSPSSFMSYLKQPGVMLTPLNPAEASGDFPNMPDLIHQQQEASGKKGSDLRLFKCLSCGKDFKQKATLMQHERIHTDSRPFVCSDCGKRFRQQSHLTQHVRIHANEKPFVCVYCERTFRQRAILNQHLRIHSGEKPYGCGDCGKAFRQKAILNQHVRTHQDVGPHLVYKNGQLWPQDVPLPQSKSGQYDSNDSCFSPENAPQFPAYFKDAKGVVHEIFGQAGKSLPDVIQHGRSAGMPLYVRCPICNKEFKQKSTLLQHGCIHIESRPYPCVECGKRFRQQSHLTQHLRIHSNEKPFTCIYCGRNFRQRTILNQHLRIHTGEKPYKCLQCGKDFRQKAILDQHTRTHQGERPFCCPMPNCRRRFGTEQEVKRHIDNHMNPHANKRRSDSGKPGRPPHLNTILNQPSGIVKPELYFPQCYAMPSPFANHHHPQQSFVSSSPVNHVPPPPPEFKGATVVNNTTDFKSPANLTTAAPIAVVQ
- the LOC132945921 gene encoding zinc finger protein 629-like isoform X3, translating into MAINFSASFAACLAAGLKVPRNFMYCIAQENGAPYVIYNKDGHHQQGPNSSNGQWGPGPSQNGYPALVSSQHEPAEQSTEQASQSTIASPLPSPYPNTNHSIQGSGNGGEDETPPEDNVVESDRTQPGHYGPADPSNYYSGVRGGPPHMLSPSSFMSYLKQPGVMLTPLNPAEASGDFPNMPDLIHQQQEASGKKGSDLRLFKCLSCGKDFKQKATLMQHERIHTDSRPFVCSDCGKRFRQQSHLTQHVRIHANEKPFVCVYCERTFRQRAILNQHLRIHSDVGPHLVYKNGQLWPQDVPLPQSKSGQYDSNDSCFSPENAPQFPAYFKDAKGVVHEIFGQAGKSLPDVIQHGRSAGMPLYVRCPICNKEFKQKSTLLQHGCIHIESRPYPCVECGKRFRQQSHLTQHLRIHSNEKPFTCIYCGRNFRQRTILNQHLRIHTGEKPYKCLQCGKDFRQKAILDQHTRTHQGERPFCCPMPNCRRRFGTEQEVKRHIDNHMNPHANKRRSDSGKPGRPPHLNTILNQPSGIVKPELYFPQCYAMPSPFANHHHPQQSFVSSSPVNHVPPPPPEFKGATVVNNTTDFKSPANLTTAAPIAVVQ